A genomic stretch from Canis lupus familiaris isolate Mischka breed German Shepherd chromosome 17, alternate assembly UU_Cfam_GSD_1.0, whole genome shotgun sequence includes:
- the LOC102155720 gene encoding uncharacterized protein LOC102155720 → MPPPPCVQQTGRGGRREGGDWPQVATHVAIESNGLRREGGRDAPAQGAREGNTPRRGASQWDVHFIHKPQRHEDSYAHGSGSSCSLLSAGDTTFVPGDLPGLTGRVKAVESENGEAARVAHQTPSKMQSITRLKPMGCPLAPCADRWDSVARIRVFFANTDLVKRTSSKGDGGRAGGRGTPARRWLRKLLPEIPIHPRPRGCPRKPQAVGILLSSSCGSARCTLPGSPSPASVRIIPSMRGRSPEFPGQCPGCPACPACPGDDVEATASLRPQNNWRYSGQRFILRETWFLRFVEIIIRVDG, encoded by the exons ATGCCGCCTCCTCCCTGCGTCCAGCAGACCGGCCGCGGGGGGCGGAGGGAAGGGGGGGACTGGCCCCAGGTCGCAACCCACGTCGCGATCGAGAGCAACGGGCTGCGGAGGGAAGGCGGCCGGGATGCGCCTGCCCAGGGTGCGAGGGAGGGCAACACTCCGAGGCGCGGTGCGTCCCAATGGGACGTGCATTTTATCCATAAACCTCAAAGACATGAAGACAGTTATGCTCACGGGTCAGGTTCGAGCTGCAGCCTCTTAAGTGCAGGAGACACAACTTTTGTCCCGGGCGATCTCCCGGGCCTCACGGGTCGTGTGAAAGCAGTTGAGTCTGAGAACGGTGAGGCCGCCCGGGTTGCCCACCAGACACCAAGTAAAATGCAAAGCATAACGAGACTCAAGCCCATGGGGTGTCCCCTCGCCCCGTGCGCTGACAGATGGGACTCGGTAGCCAGAATCCGGGTTTTCTTTGCAAATACAGATTTGGTGAAAAGGACCTCGAGCAAAGGCGATGGGGGCCGAGCGGGGGGCCGGGGCACGCCAGCAAGGAGGTGGCTGCGGAAGCTCTTACCCGAAATCCCAATCCACCCGCGTCCCCGGGGATGCCCCCGGAAACCACAGGCGGTCGGGATCCTGCTGTCAAGCAGCTGCGGGTCCGCGCGGTGCACACTTCCTGGCAGCCCCTCGCCCGCATCGGTGag aaTCATACCGAGCATGCGCGGAAGGTCGCCTGAATTCCCTGGTCAGTGCCCCGGGTGCCCCGCGTGCCCTGCGTGCCCCGGGGACGATGTGGAAGCCACGGCAAGCCTCCGACCTCAAAATAACTGGCGGTATTCTGGGCAGCGCTTTATCTTGCGTGAGACCTGGTTCCTACGCTTCGTGGAAATTATTATCCGGGTAGATGGATGA